The sequence below is a genomic window from Maylandia zebra isolate NMK-2024a linkage group LG18, Mzebra_GT3a, whole genome shotgun sequence.
tttctttctttgtagcaTTTTTAAGATATGTGTTAGAACAGTCATTATGCTGTTTGGATTAGGAACCAATCATTTTTGCCAAATAGTTAACACAAACTTAGAACAACAATGAACAATTTTCAAGATTCTGAtttacagaacaaacaaaagtcaCAAAAGGTTTCATTATTTAAGAGACAAGATCAAGTTTTTCACACAGGAATGAAATGACAGAATCCAGTGCAGCGGGGCCAAAGGTGTGTGTCAGCAAACTGAAGGTTGAGGAATCAGTCAGCTCATGTTTAAGATTGTGTTGGATTTTGAGAAGAGTCTGTCTGTTATTAGAAAGTAAGATTAACAATGTTACACCAATAACCCAAATACGGGGAAATGACAAATAATACCAAAAAAGATACAACTTTCATATTGTTTTACTAACTTACTTTGTCATATCAGCACTTGAATGGTCGATGCCTTTACAGACCATGTCTGTTGTGACATCGCAGGCCAATCTTCCGGCAAACCTGAGGGCTAGCTCCCCAGCCTCCTCTTCACTCAGAACACTAAACACCGTTACTTTAGTTTTGGCCTTCTTAGGCCTGTCAAGAATCATTGCGGGCAGTTTGGCTTTACggccctaaaaaagaaaaagtgcaaacaccaaaagagcagagagagacacacatgcgcacaaaGTTAAATGCTTTTGTTTACATGGTGTAATTGTGTATATGTTGCAGCAAATGCACAATTTCCAGCCACATTGTCACTTCATTGATACGAGTAACCCGGATTTATTTCAGGTGACATCAAAATCACGAAATGTATACCTACCCCAATCAAACCTCTGAAAACATGAACTGACATGTTCTCTGCGTTGATTCTGCGCTTGATCTCGTCTTCTGTTATTgtgtaggttttcttttttgagctTGGTACAGATAAGCGACCATGCACTCTGTAAACTGTACTAGTTCCTTCTGAATCAGTTTGGAATTCTGTATCTGCATCGATCCTGTCAacatcatcagcagcagcattatCTGTACTCAGACTTGTGCCGTAtacttctgtttctttttctttgtcttcagtCTGTGTACCTTCATCTCTGACTGTCAGTCTTCCTATCTCACTGTTACTTGTCGATTTGCTGCAGATGTTCTCTCCCTTAGGAACTTTTCCTTTGTCATTCGCTGCCTGATGCTTTCCCTGATGACATTCTTCACTGGCTACTTCTATTGCTCCTCCTGTATAGCCACCCACTATGCTGCACAACTCCTTTCCCTCTGCTGTGCTGCACTGTGCTGTTACATAAAGAAGAATGATATAAACAGCACTATATCAATTTAATTGTGAAGAGAAATCCCCACAATACGACACAGTTATGTCTAAAATAGTTTTGTGTAAAAACTGGATCTTGAAACGTCCACTTTAATTACACAGTCCTGGTGTGCAAAGGCAAAATTACGAAAAAAAAtttcactttaaacatttttggacATTGTTTAGTTATATTGTGACTTACTCTCACAGAAGATACAGATGCCACAAACAGACTTTGAACAACGCATGTGCTTGTATGCACCACATTTCTGGCACTGCAcctgtgaattaaaaaaaaaaaaaagaagaagaaataaacaaacaaaaaacaaatgaacaaagtccATTAAATAAACAATCTATATGGCTAAGGACATGTCATAGTGTACCCGGTCTTTGGCTGCAATCACACACCAGCACTGACTGCACTTCCTAGTTCGATCTGCAAAACATAATTTGTTTAAGTACAAGTTACATTTTCCAATGTTAGAGAAAAAGAAGGCAGCTAATTTTATCTTTACCTATTGAGGAAAATAAGTAGTGGCAAAGTCGGGACCTGAGCTTTGTGATTTCAGTGTTGTACTCCTCCACTTGTGTTTTACCGTCAATGAGAGATTGGGCAAACTAATAATtga
It includes:
- the LOC143413426 gene encoding uncharacterized protein LOC143413426 isoform X1, yielding MMSDRGRSNRRFNIASDQSPSCDVIPLRLRNTRLRVFRNTSEEAKNRRLSAEFEVNLGYFPLINETVTPSQCQVIDGLIYLQCENFPHIYPIPSQITGKILDGSTRAQSAYFLKKNIFQMYEKLIGACLENGSHWTLFFCDIPKRTIVYMNSFGESEVRKSAVLKNWSSFASARGCTGEWTLSHVSHPHQQDGNSCGVHVIMFAQSLIDGKTQVEEYNTEITKLRSRLCHYLFSSIDRTRKCSQCWCVIAAKDRVQCQKCGAYKHMRCSKSVCGICIFCETQCSTAEGKELCSIVGGYTGGAIEVASEECHQGKHQAANDKGKVPKGENICSKSTSNSEIGRLTVRDEGTQTEDKEKETEVYGTSLSTDNAAADDVDRIDADTEFQTDSEGTSTVYRVHGRLSVPSSKKKTYTITEDEIKRRINAENMSVHVFRGLIGVGIHFVILMSPEINPGYSYQ